From a single Lolium rigidum isolate FL_2022 chromosome 7, APGP_CSIRO_Lrig_0.1, whole genome shotgun sequence genomic region:
- the LOC124673947 gene encoding uncharacterized protein LOC124673947: MAMTVCQRARSSLDIASTVMDITSLLGLGTTEISQHTTDQMVRLYAATFCDAAEAACLTGVEKDTILSFLGALGCLGAIAHILVEDIRAKLKDGPWKNKIKFHLDIDYHEFCKKMDALKKEIDLAERNDARKAMDQVLWNGVRHAESYVSKLIKDALSQ; this comes from the exons ATGGCAATGACGGTCTGCCAGCGAGCTCGATCATCTCTAGATATAGCTTCCACGGTCATG GATATTACATCATTGTTAGGCCTCGGTACAACAGAAATCTCTCAACATACAACAGATCAG ATGGTTAGGCTGTATGCAGCAACCTTTTGTGACGCTGCCGAGGCTGCCTGCCTCACAGGGGTTGAGAAGGACACAATTCTTTCGTTTCTCGGGGCTCTTGGATGTTTAGGGGCAATTGCACACATCTTGGTTGAAGATATCAGGGCCAAACTCAAAGATGGTCCTTGGAAGAATAAGATAAAGTTTCACTTGGATATAGATTACCACGAATTCTGTAAGAAGATGGATGCTTTGAAAAAGGAAATTGATCTGGCTGAACGAAATGATGCACGCAAG GCTATGGATCAGGTACTCTGGAATGGCGTGCGGCATGCAGAATCATATGTTTCCAAACTGATCAAAGATGCGTTATCCCAGTAG